The Populus trichocarpa isolate Nisqually-1 chromosome 11, P.trichocarpa_v4.1, whole genome shotgun sequence genome has a segment encoding these proteins:
- the LOC7472313 gene encoding heavy metal-associated isoprenylated plant protein 28, which yields MTITEMRVHMDCAGCETKIRKAIRKLDGVDDIDIDMAMQKVTVMGWADQRKVLKAVRKTGRRAELWPYPNNPESYNFNQQYYYQKQHHETKVVNHYTKMPTSSYNYHKHGYNDEEFGRYQKPPYATIFDEEASAMFSDENPHACSIM from the exons ATGACT ATCACAGAGATGCGAGTGCATATGGATTGTGCTGGCTGCGAGACCAAGATAAGGAAGGCTATTCGAAAGCTAGATG GAGTGGATGATATCGATATAGACATGGCTATGCAGAAAGTAACAGTGATGGGATGGGCAGACCAGAGAAAGGTTCTTAAAGCAGTGAGGAAGACAGGGAGAAGAGCCGAGCTATGGCCATACCCTAACAATCCAGAATCCTACAACTTCAACCAGCAATACTATTATCAGAAGCAACATCATGAAACAAAAGTAGTTAATCACTATACAAAAATGCCTACCTCTTCGTACAACTACCACAAGCATGGCTACAATGACGAGGAGTTTGGTCGCTATCAAAAGCCACCTTATGCCACCATTTTTGATGAAGAGGCTAGTGCCATGTTCAGTGATGAAAATCCTCATGCTTGCTCCATCATGTAA